One window of Thalassovita mediterranea genomic DNA carries:
- a CDS encoding TetR/AcrR family transcriptional regulator, with amino-acid sequence MTEETPAKKPKPARRRQGPRRSEASRVAILEATREELVRSGWRKFSVDSVARTAHASKQTIYRWWPATGSMCVEAAISLLPAVSQAVETDPVERIAALILPIETLTRAGNGHAVLRGALIAAADEKAAGESWRNWMKANIRAPLRLILAEVAAKQLIRRDYDIDEAVNLLISPAWHNLIVMRAPLKEGFSRDQAAHLIQLLKP; translated from the coding sequence ATGACTGAAGAAACACCTGCGAAAAAGCCAAAACCTGCCCGCCGTCGCCAGGGGCCTCGGCGGAGCGAAGCCTCAAGGGTCGCCATCCTTGAAGCCACGCGCGAGGAACTGGTGCGCTCTGGATGGCGCAAATTCAGTGTCGATAGCGTAGCGCGCACGGCGCATGCCTCCAAACAGACAATCTATCGCTGGTGGCCGGCCACTGGCAGCATGTGCGTTGAGGCCGCAATCAGCCTCTTGCCTGCTGTCTCACAGGCCGTTGAAACCGATCCAGTCGAGCGTATCGCAGCGCTTATCCTGCCGATCGAGACACTGACACGCGCCGGCAATGGTCATGCTGTGCTACGCGGCGCGCTGATCGCAGCCGCCGACGAAAAGGCGGCTGGCGAAAGCTGGCGCAACTGGATGAAGGCGAATATCCGCGCGCCGCTCAGGCTCATCCTGGCGGAGGTGGCGGCAAAACAGCTGATCCGGCGAGATTACGATATAGATGAAGCGGTGAACCTGCTCATCTCACCGGCCTGGCACAATCTGATTGTCATGCGCGCGCCTTTGAAAGAGGGCTTCTCCCGCGACCAGGCGGCCCATCTCATTCAGCTGCTGAAGCCTTAA
- a CDS encoding carbonic anhydrase, whose translation MRSPEELIDGYRSFRRGTYKEQAKLYETLGQGQNPNIMLIGCADSRAEPADIFSAAPGQLFVVRNVANLVPPYETGGGQHGVSAALEFAVTALEVEHIVIMGHGGCGGVQASLSAAKDKPVGQFIAPWVRLLDEARDKVLNANPEDPQRALEFAGVEQSLKNLMTFPFVEERVKTGKLTLHGSWFAIALGQLYWRSSTTGEFELVDA comes from the coding sequence ATGCGTTCACCAGAAGAATTGATTGACGGGTACCGGTCATTCCGGCGCGGAACTTACAAAGAGCAGGCAAAGCTCTATGAGACGCTGGGCCAGGGTCAGAACCCGAACATCATGCTGATTGGCTGCGCCGATAGCCGGGCTGAACCAGCCGACATTTTCAGCGCCGCGCCGGGCCAGCTTTTCGTGGTGCGCAATGTCGCAAACCTTGTCCCGCCTTATGAGACCGGTGGTGGCCAGCACGGTGTCAGTGCTGCGCTGGAGTTTGCGGTCACGGCGCTGGAAGTCGAGCATATCGTGATCATGGGGCATGGCGGCTGCGGCGGCGTGCAGGCTTCGCTCTCTGCGGCCAAGGACAAGCCTGTTGGACAGTTCATCGCGCCCTGGGTGCGACTGCTGGACGAGGCACGTGACAAGGTGCTGAATGCAAACCCGGAAGACCCTCAGCGCGCTCTGGAGTTTGCGGGCGTTGAACAGTCTCTCAAGAACCTCATGACGTTTCCTTTCGTCGAGGAGCGCGTGAAGACGGGCAAGCTGACACTGCATGGTTCGTGGTTCGCTATTGCGCTCGGCCAGCTCTACTGGCGCAGCTCGACCACGGGCGAATTCGAGCTGGTTGACGCCTAG
- a CDS encoding LysE family translocator yields the protein MELSVWLALVGLFFAGGLTPGPAVMLVVSSSLRYGVRPAMLPAIGVSTANLVWIGLAAAGAAAIASQFPLAFLALKLAGLGFIIWLAYGLVRGAARDLRLSREAMPKRAALFGRGFGLQLANPNALVFFGALLPGFFDASRPLAPQIAIMVATITVSEMTGLFVYAFAADRMAKSFSDPAFARWFNIGAATLMVGSAAFAVWATSKP from the coding sequence TTGGAACTTTCGGTCTGGCTGGCACTGGTCGGCCTCTTCTTCGCCGGCGGGCTGACGCCCGGACCAGCAGTCATGCTGGTCGTCTCCTCATCGCTGAGATACGGCGTGCGGCCAGCCATGCTGCCTGCAATCGGTGTGTCGACAGCAAACCTTGTCTGGATCGGCCTTGCCGCCGCTGGCGCAGCGGCGATTGCCTCGCAGTTCCCGCTCGCCTTTCTGGCGCTGAAGCTCGCGGGCCTCGGTTTCATTATCTGGCTGGCCTATGGTCTGGTTCGCGGAGCGGCGCGGGATCTGCGCCTCTCCCGCGAAGCCATGCCCAAGCGTGCGGCCCTGTTCGGCAGGGGCTTTGGGCTACAACTCGCAAACCCGAATGCGCTGGTCTTTTTCGGCGCGCTTCTGCCGGGTTTCTTCGACGCCTCGAGGCCGCTTGCCCCGCAAATCGCCATCATGGTCGCCACGATCACGGTCAGCGAGATGACGGGGCTGTTCGTCTATGCCTTTGCGGCTGACCGAATGGCCAAGAGTTTCAGCGACCCGGCCTTTGCGCGCTGGTTCAATATCGGGGCCGCGACCCTCATGGTCGGTTCGGCTGCCTTCGCTGTCTGGGCGACCAGCAAGCCCTAG
- the ppa gene encoding inorganic diphosphatase, whose protein sequence is MDITKIAVGQNPPDDLNVIIEVPLGGEPIKYEIDKASGAMFVDRYLYTSMRYPCNYGFVPHTLSLDGDPIDVMVVGQRALVPGAVVRARPIGVLLMEDDGGEDEKILAVPHQKLTRFYEKVQNYTDLPDTLIDRTTHFFQHYKDLEPNKWVKVRGWEGVDKARELIRESIERAKSS, encoded by the coding sequence ATGGACATTACCAAAATCGCCGTTGGCCAGAACCCGCCAGACGATCTCAACGTCATTATCGAAGTCCCGCTGGGCGGCGAGCCGATCAAGTATGAAATCGACAAGGCATCCGGCGCGATGTTCGTCGACCGCTATCTCTACACGTCCATGCGCTATCCGTGTAATTACGGCTTCGTGCCGCACACGCTCAGCCTCGACGGCGACCCGATCGACGTCATGGTGGTTGGTCAGCGCGCGCTGGTGCCGGGCGCTGTTGTCCGTGCCCGTCCGATTGGCGTGCTCCTGATGGAAGACGATGGCGGCGAAGACGAGAAGATCCTTGCCGTGCCACACCAGAAGCTCACCCGCTTCTATGAGAAGGTGCAGAACTATACCGATCTGCCCGACACGCTGATCGACCGGACCACCCACTTCTTCCAGCACTACAAGGACCTTGAGCCCAACAAGTGGGTGAAGGTGCGCGGCTGGGAAGGCGTCGACAAGGCGCGCGAGCTCATCCGGGAGTCGATCGAACGGGCAAAATCCAGCTAG
- a CDS encoding methyltransferase domain-containing protein: MNRIIATSLLALTLAACGGSDDATPEVATPPESGEANAEMGAEATPTSFTIADAMEGTWRNPNEIERDDARNPAETLEFFGIEGDDTVIEVWPGGGWYTNILAPWLHANGGTFIAAVTSPERSERAAQALEAYQANYSPYPDLFGELQYTYYDSQSGPLGEPESVDAVLTFRNIHNWMSGDHADKFFNDAFAVLKPGGVLGVVEHRLPSALNQDPSAPSGYVHQDYVTRLAEEAGFVLEEASEINANPADTADHPFGVWTLPPVSRTTDRDGNTPEGFDAAKYQEIGESDRMTLRFVKPAAGDTPAEPEMMEEEATEE, translated from the coding sequence ATGAACCGGATTATCGCAACCAGCCTTCTGGCACTGACCCTTGCCGCCTGCGGTGGCAGCGACGATGCGACACCAGAGGTCGCAACCCCGCCTGAAAGTGGCGAAGCCAATGCCGAGATGGGTGCTGAAGCCACCCCAACCTCATTCACGATCGCGGACGCCATGGAAGGCACCTGGCGCAACCCGAACGAGATCGAGCGCGATGACGCCCGCAACCCGGCTGAGACACTGGAATTCTTCGGCATCGAGGGCGATGATACGGTGATTGAAGTCTGGCCGGGCGGCGGCTGGTACACCAACATTCTCGCCCCATGGCTGCACGCGAATGGCGGCACCTTCATCGCTGCAGTCACCTCGCCGGAGCGCTCAGAGCGCGCTGCGCAGGCCCTCGAAGCCTATCAGGCAAACTACAGCCCATACCCGGACCTGTTCGGCGAGCTTCAGTACACCTATTACGACTCCCAGTCGGGCCCGCTTGGTGAGCCTGAAAGCGTCGACGCTGTGCTGACCTTCCGCAACATCCATAACTGGATGTCTGGCGATCATGCCGACAAATTCTTCAATGATGCCTTCGCCGTGCTGAAGCCGGGCGGCGTCCTTGGTGTCGTCGAGCACCGCCTGCCATCGGCCCTCAACCAGGACCCGTCGGCCCCGTCTGGCTATGTCCATCAAGACTATGTCACCCGCCTTGCAGAAGAAGCAGGTTTCGTTCTTGAGGAAGCCAGCGAAATCAATGCCAACCCGGCTGACACCGCAGACCACCCGTTCGGTGTGTGGACGCTGCCACCGGTCTCGCGCACGACTGACCGTGACGGCAACACGCCAGAAGGCTTCGATGCCGCGAAGTATCAGGAAATCGGCGAGTCCGACCGCATGACCCTGCGTTTCGTGAAGCCTGCCGCAGGCGACACGCCGGCAGAGCCTGAAATGATGGAAGAAGAAGCGACCGAAGAATAG
- a CDS encoding Hsp20 family protein: MSTIDLTPLYRTMVGFDRMANLIDSASRLDGAQGYPPYNIERVADDAFAIEIAVAGFAENELDIETNENLLTVAGKKTASEDGEERQYLHRGIAERGFLRRFQLADHVIVTGASLQNGLLRIELLRELPEAKKPRKIEIGSSGQPKSKPKLIGKQSAA, translated from the coding sequence ATGAGCACAATTGATCTCACCCCCCTTTACCGCACCATGGTTGGCTTTGACCGTATGGCCAACCTGATCGATTCAGCCAGCCGCCTCGATGGCGCGCAGGGCTATCCCCCTTACAATATCGAGCGCGTCGCAGACGATGCCTTCGCCATCGAAATCGCCGTGGCCGGTTTCGCTGAGAATGAACTCGACATTGAAACCAATGAAAACCTGCTGACCGTTGCTGGCAAGAAAACCGCCAGTGAAGACGGCGAAGAGCGCCAGTATCTGCATCGCGGCATTGCCGAGCGCGGTTTCCTGCGCCGGTTCCAGCTCGCCGACCACGTCATCGTGACCGGCGCATCGCTGCAGAATGGCCTGCTTCGCATCGAACTCCTGCGTGAGCTTCCAGAAGCCAAGAAGCCCCGCAAGATCGAGATCGGATCGTCCGGCCAGCCAAAGTCGAAGCCGAAACTGATCGGCAAGCAGTCTGCCGCGTAA
- a CDS encoding glutathione S-transferase family protein: MSDYRLFGAETSPYSMKVRAFLKYKGVDFDWIGRSSEKEEEFQSYAKAPTVPLLVSPGRAPNQDSTDILSAIENDHAEPSSVPDDPACAVLALILEDYGDEWLSKVMFRERWGQKPDRDEAADRTMEQLFDGKLPRAKKKTRDQIVKRMRDSLELIGIERKNEKALKTSFERFIPLLNAHLENNLFIFGNRPSVADFSIAAQLSQMLMDPTPGAWLRENAPFVTAWCEFMDAPKAGDSFKPLSELEPTLLAIFTEELSQTYLPWAKETLEADIAKQDRVSVKIEGKAFEQVTQRYAATSFKSVQKAVRRLSDNESLTAFLKAAGADVYFQNPNK, from the coding sequence ATGTCAGATTACCGCCTCTTCGGCGCTGAGACCTCTCCCTATTCCATGAAAGTCCGTGCCTTCCTGAAATACAAGGGCGTGGACTTCGACTGGATCGGCCGTTCGTCGGAAAAGGAAGAAGAGTTCCAGTCCTATGCGAAGGCGCCGACGGTCCCGCTTCTGGTGTCGCCGGGGCGCGCACCGAACCAGGATTCGACCGATATCCTGTCTGCCATCGAGAACGACCATGCAGAGCCGTCCTCCGTGCCGGACGATCCAGCCTGCGCCGTGCTGGCCCTCATCCTTGAGGACTATGGAGATGAGTGGCTGAGCAAGGTCATGTTCCGCGAACGCTGGGGCCAGAAGCCTGACCGCGACGAAGCAGCTGACCGCACGATGGAGCAGCTCTTCGACGGCAAGCTGCCGCGCGCCAAGAAGAAGACCCGTGACCAGATCGTGAAGCGGATGCGCGACAGCCTCGAGCTGATCGGCATCGAGCGCAAGAATGAGAAGGCGCTGAAAACCTCGTTCGAGCGCTTCATTCCGCTGCTCAACGCACACCTCGAAAACAACCTTTTCATCTTCGGCAACCGCCCGTCCGTGGCCGATTTCTCGATTGCTGCGCAGCTGTCGCAGATGCTGATGGACCCGACGCCGGGTGCGTGGCTGCGTGAGAACGCGCCTTTCGTGACCGCCTGGTGTGAGTTCATGGATGCGCCAAAGGCGGGCGACAGCTTCAAGCCGCTGTCCGAGCTGGAGCCGACGCTGCTGGCCATCTTCACCGAAGAACTGTCGCAGACCTATCTGCCATGGGCGAAAGAAACGCTCGAAGCCGACATCGCCAAGCAGGACCGCGTCAGCGTCAAGATCGAGGGCAAGGCGTTCGAACAGGTCACCCAGCGCTATGCCGCGACCTCGTTCAAGTCTGTCCAGAAAGCCGTGCGCCGCCTGAGCGACAATGAGAGCCTGACGGCTTTCCTGAAAGCCGCCGGTGCCGACGTCTACTTCCAGAACCCGAACAAGTAG
- a CDS encoding glycosyltransferase, with translation MSTQRRFLAYCDKLFTPSESFIPRGYSAFSKLKPVYIGHELKGPVPEGAEVIELGPLHGAGGEAAYKQLGTISAKLQNAMEAVEPVAIHASFGKSGAYALPLAERLNLPLAVTYYGGDATKTTNTKDSFVRVYNRRRAKLWREADLILPCSQFIHDELAGNGAPADKMVVHHNTADPSRFEPGEKKDLLVFAGRWTEKKGIDTLIAALARLGEELNGWTIRLIGDGDLKEELVAKLQEAGVKAELPGWVPADEMPKHWAEARIAVVPSKRAKSGDAEGLPLVCIEAMLSGCALAATRHAGIPECVKDGETGYLVDEGDDAALADRLARMLSDRERTARMGEAGRAFAMESFNLQTQSRKLESYLIDLAVKAGTMQASDV, from the coding sequence ATGAGCACGCAGAGACGGTTTCTCGCCTATTGCGACAAGCTCTTCACCCCGTCGGAAAGCTTCATTCCGCGTGGCTATTCTGCATTCAGCAAGCTGAAGCCGGTCTATATCGGCCATGAGCTGAAAGGCCCGGTTCCAGAGGGCGCTGAAGTTATCGAGCTCGGCCCGCTGCACGGGGCAGGCGGTGAGGCGGCTTACAAGCAGCTCGGTACCATCTCTGCGAAGCTCCAGAATGCGATGGAAGCGGTTGAGCCCGTTGCCATCCATGCCAGCTTCGGCAAGTCCGGCGCCTATGCGCTGCCGCTGGCAGAGCGGCTGAACCTGCCGCTGGCGGTGACCTATTATGGCGGCGACGCGACCAAGACGACCAATACCAAGGACAGCTTTGTTCGCGTCTATAACCGGCGCCGGGCCAAGCTCTGGCGCGAAGCTGACCTTATCCTGCCCTGCTCGCAATTCATCCATGATGAGCTTGCTGGCAATGGCGCGCCGGCCGACAAGATGGTGGTCCACCACAATACGGCAGACCCTTCGCGCTTTGAGCCCGGTGAAAAGAAAGACCTTCTCGTCTTTGCTGGCCGCTGGACCGAGAAGAAGGGCATCGACACGTTGATCGCCGCACTGGCACGCCTTGGAGAAGAGCTGAACGGCTGGACGATCAGGCTGATCGGTGATGGCGACCTCAAGGAAGAGCTTGTCGCGAAGCTGCAGGAAGCTGGCGTCAAAGCAGAGCTTCCGGGCTGGGTGCCTGCCGATGAGATGCCGAAGCATTGGGCCGAAGCGCGGATCGCCGTCGTGCCATCGAAACGCGCCAAATCAGGCGACGCAGAAGGCCTGCCGCTGGTCTGTATTGAAGCGATGTTGTCTGGCTGCGCGCTGGCGGCGACGCGCCATGCCGGTATTCCGGAATGTGTGAAGGACGGCGAGACCGGCTATCTTGTCGATGAGGGTGACGATGCAGCGCTTGCAGACCGGCTCGCCCGGATGCTGAGCGACCGTGAGCGGACTGCCCGTATGGGTGAGGCTGGCCGTGCCTTCGCCATGGAGAGCTTCAACCTGCAGACGCAGAGCCGGAAGCTGGAATCCTACCTCATCGATCTCGCCGTAAAGGCAGGCACGATGCAGGCTTCAGACGTCTGA
- the rimM gene encoding ribosome maturation factor RimM (Essential for efficient processing of 16S rRNA) — protein sequence MSDRSNPDRLIVVGALSGAHGVRGDVRVRSFTADPEAIFDFDQLLDDKGKPVLSVKSFKPASDHFIVTPKTSRQKEEWDAMKGLKLHVSRADLPSADEDEFYVEDLVGLKTCHPDGTLFGHVKSVQNFGAGDLLEVAPDAAGEPAYFVPFTLKDVPDIDFTARTVTIAEAQVWADQSDPRKKSDV from the coding sequence ATGTCCGACCGATCCAATCCTGACAGGCTTATCGTCGTCGGCGCGCTGTCCGGCGCGCACGGCGTTCGCGGCGATGTGCGCGTGCGCAGCTTTACCGCTGACCCGGAAGCCATCTTCGATTTCGACCAGCTTTTGGACGACAAGGGAAAGCCCGTTCTCAGCGTCAAATCATTCAAGCCCGCCAGCGATCACTTCATCGTCACGCCGAAAACGTCCCGCCAGAAAGAGGAATGGGACGCGATGAAAGGCCTGAAGCTGCATGTCAGCCGCGCGGACCTGCCAAGCGCCGATGAAGACGAGTTCTATGTCGAGGATCTTGTCGGCCTGAAGACCTGCCACCCGGACGGCACCCTCTTTGGCCATGTGAAGTCGGTCCAGAATTTCGGCGCGGGCGACCTGCTCGAAGTCGCACCGGATGCCGCCGGAGAGCCTGCCTATTTCGTGCCCTTCACGCTCAAGGACGTGCCGGACATCGACTTCACCGCACGCACCGTCACGATAGCAGAGGCGCAGGTCTGGGCCGACCAGTCAGACCCACGCAAGAAATCAGACGTCTGA
- a CDS encoding beta/gamma crystallin family protein, whose protein sequence is MIPLKKIALGFAALTAFTLPAMAQYGPSGHGYNRGGDGVAIIYQHPDFRGQSLRVTGPIAHLNQYRFNDKASSIRIHGGSWEVCVDPNFRGRCEILSYREGELNDYRLNDKITSIRPVADRWGRNDRRYDRGGRYNRDDRYDRGRPGYDRGRPGRGDAPLILFADPQFRGSALPVNGAIPHLNELRFNDKVSSIVVNRGVWEVCTDPNYRGRCEIIDRSVDETGYYRLNDNITSVRPAGYNRRPGYNRPF, encoded by the coding sequence ATGATCCCTCTGAAGAAAATCGCCCTTGGTTTTGCTGCGCTGACAGCCTTCACCCTGCCTGCAATGGCGCAATATGGCCCAAGCGGGCATGGCTATAACAGAGGCGGCGACGGCGTTGCCATCATCTATCAGCACCCTGACTTTCGCGGCCAATCGCTGCGTGTGACCGGCCCGATCGCGCACCTCAACCAGTATCGCTTCAACGACAAGGCCTCCTCCATCCGCATCCATGGCGGCAGCTGGGAAGTCTGCGTTGACCCGAATTTCCGTGGCCGCTGTGAGATCCTCAGCTACCGCGAGGGCGAGCTCAACGACTACCGCCTGAACGACAAGATCACCTCGATCCGCCCTGTCGCAGACCGCTGGGGCCGCAATGACCGCCGCTATGATCGCGGGGGCCGTTATAACCGTGATGATCGTTATGATCGTGGACGTCCCGGCTATGACCGTGGCCGCCCCGGCCGCGGTGATGCACCGCTGATCCTGTTCGCCGACCCGCAGTTCCGCGGCAGCGCCCTGCCAGTGAATGGTGCCATCCCGCACCTCAATGAGCTGCGGTTCAACGACAAGGTCTCGTCCATCGTCGTCAATCGCGGCGTCTGGGAAGTCTGTACTGACCCGAACTATCGCGGCCGCTGCGAGATCATCGACCGGTCGGTGGACGAAACCGGCTATTATCGGCTGAACGACAACATCACCTCGGTCCGCCCGGCAGGCTATAACCGCCGCCCCGGCTACAACCGCCCATTCTAG
- a CDS encoding transcriptional regulator: MENENPFDHSQIDDVIHGRLRLGVMAYLSSASPAIFGELRDKVGATDGNLSTHLKKLEEAGYVRQEKRFVGKKPQTRIFLTEPGRKAWLHWIDQMRGLMDAAE, encoded by the coding sequence ATGGAGAACGAAAACCCTTTTGATCACAGCCAGATAGATGACGTCATACATGGCCGCCTGCGGCTCGGTGTGATGGCCTATCTCTCCTCGGCCAGCCCCGCCATCTTCGGCGAGCTGCGCGACAAGGTCGGCGCCACTGATGGCAACCTCTCGACCCATCTGAAGAAGCTTGAGGAGGCGGGCTATGTGCGTCAGGAAAAGCGGTTCGTCGGCAAGAAGCCCCAGACGCGCATCTTCCTGACAGAGCCCGGCCGCAAGGCCTGGCTCCACTGGATCGACCAGATGCGCGGCCTGATGGACGCGGCCGAATAG
- a CDS encoding response regulator produces MKTCLIVDDSRVVRKVAGRIIQDLKFETREASDGAEALDACRRDMPDAILLDWSMPIMNGLDFVRALRREHEGRKPVVVFCSTENDAEHIGEALRSGANEFIMKPFDADIIESKFAEVGLI; encoded by the coding sequence ATGAAAACCTGCCTGATCGTCGATGACTCCCGGGTCGTGCGCAAGGTCGCTGGCCGTATCATTCAGGACCTCAAATTCGAGACCCGCGAAGCCAGCGATGGCGCCGAAGCCCTCGATGCCTGCCGCCGTGACATGCCTGATGCGATCCTGCTCGACTGGAGCATGCCGATCATGAACGGGCTGGACTTCGTGCGCGCCCTTCGCCGCGAACATGAAGGCCGCAAGCCTGTCGTCGTCTTCTGCTCGACCGAAAATGACGCCGAACATATCGGCGAAGCCCTGCGCTCTGGCGCAAACGAATTCATCATGAAGCCTTTCGATGCCGACATCATCGAAAGCAAATTTGCAGAGGTGGGCCTCATCTGA
- a CDS encoding YdbL family protein, whose protein sequence is MANILRIALSALFIASSALTLSAPAAAANPELEAAKDQGIVGERIDGYLGIVDGSADASVVRLVQDINNRRRAAYGETAERTGATPQQVARVTGETLIAKAEPGEYIMDDSGTWSQK, encoded by the coding sequence ATGGCCAATATTCTCCGCATCGCCCTCTCCGCGCTCTTCATTGCCAGCTCAGCCCTCACCCTCTCAGCGCCCGCCGCTGCGGCCAATCCAGAACTGGAAGCGGCCAAGGATCAGGGTATCGTGGGTGAGCGCATCGATGGCTATCTGGGTATTGTCGATGGCAGCGCAGACGCTTCGGTTGTCCGCCTCGTGCAGGATATCAACAATCGTCGCCGCGCCGCCTATGGCGAAACGGCTGAGCGCACGGGCGCCACGCCGCAACAGGTCGCCCGCGTCACCGGCGAAACCCTGATCGCGAAGGCAGAGCCGGGCGAATACATCATGGATGACAGCGGGACCTGGTCGCAGAAATAG
- a CDS encoding YnbE family lipoprotein, producing MKKAAILAPCLVAIIAACTPTVRVQAPTEPITINLNVKVEQEIRVKLEREVEDLIASNPDIF from the coding sequence ATGAAAAAAGCCGCCATTCTGGCCCCATGCCTTGTCGCTATTATTGCTGCGTGCACGCCGACCGTACGCGTGCAGGCGCCGACAGAGCCCATCACCATCAATCTCAATGTAAAGGTTGAACAGGAGATCCGCGTAAAGCTCGAAAGAGAAGTCGAGGACCTGATCGCCTCCAACCCGGACATCTTCTAG